Within the Nitrospira sp. CR1.1 genome, the region GCCGGCGGACTGGTCCCAGTCTCCTACCGCTCAGTTGACGGCCTGGAGGGTCGCCGTCGCCTGCAATCGGCGATGGCCTCGCGCAAATCCGATCGTGACTTGATCACCGACCTGATGTTCTTCCATGAAATCCATCAGGTCGTCGATGGTCTCAACCGGCTTGCCATCCACGGCAACAATAATATCGCCCAGTTCAATGCGACCGCCGACGGTCTCGCGCGCCCCGTGGAGGCCAATCCGTTCCGCCGCACTGCCGCGCCCGACCTTTCCGATAATGACGCCTTTCACACCCCACCGCCGCGCCATGGCATCGGGAACCAGCGAAATGCCCAATCCCGGCCTGATCAGCTTTCCATGCTTGATCAACTCCGGCACAATGCGGTTGACCGTATCGACCGGCACCGCGAACCCGATCCCGGCAAACGCGCCGCTGGGGCTGACGATCTGCGTGTTCACCCCGATCAAGCGCCCGCCGCTGTCCAGCAACGGCCCACCCGAGTTGCCCGGATTGATCGCGGCGTCGGTCTGAATCACGCCTTCGATGGTCCGATTGCTCATCGATTTGATGGTCCGGCCCAACGCGCTCACCACGCCGGTCGTCAGGGTGTGATCGAGGCCGAAGGGATTCCCGATCGCCAGCACCTTTTGCCCTACTCGCAGGGACTGAGAGTTGCCGATAGTAACCGGTTGGAGTGTCGCTTCGGAGGCCTGAATCTGAAGCACCGCGATATCATGATCGGGATCGGCTCCGATGACCTTCGCCTTATATTCGGTACGGTCAGCCAGCGTCACCGTGATCGAATCCGCTCCGTAAATCACGTGATAGTTGGTGACAATGTGGCCGTGCCGGCTCCAGACAAATCCGGTCCCGGAGCCCTGCGACACTTCGAACACGTTGAACGACCAGGGATCACGCTGCATGGCCGTGTTGGCAATGAATACCACCGATCGGGTAGCCCGGTCGAAGACCGCAATCGTCGCCTGTTCTTCCTGGCTGAGTTCGGTCGGAGCCGCAACTTGCGCCGCTCGAAGAGGGGAAGCGCCCTCGGCAGCGATACCACCGGCCGGCTGTGACAGTCCCGACAGCAGGCTCGACAACAACCCGACACCCAGGATCCGTACGACAGCGGTCTGTGGGCTCACACTCACCGATCGCATCTATTCACCGATGACCTGCAACACCAGCTCTCTGGTTCTTGCGCGGGTGTCAAAATCCAACACGGCAATCTGTTGCCAGGTTCCCAATGTCATGCCCCCCTCCTGAAAAGGAATCGTGAGCGACTGTCCCTGAAGCTGTCCGCGCAAATGGCTGTGACCGTTATCTTCGCCCGCATTGCGCTCATTGTGCTGCCAGTGTGGATCGGCGGGAATGAGCCGCTCCCACAGGACTTTCGTATCGGCGCGAATGCCGGGCTCGTCCTCGACAATCAACACGGACGCGGTCGTATGCTTGATGAACACCGTCACGATGCCCGCCCGCAGCTGCGTCTGTTGAAGAGCGGCCTGCACCTGCCCAGTGATGTTCTCCATCCGGCTGTCGCCTCGCATCGGCACATGAATCGACACCGTCTTGACGGCCATCTGTTACTCCTCACTCGCCTGACGTAAAAATGCCCGTTCCCGCCTTGATAAGGCATGCCCTCTCGCCTGCTCAAGCACCGCGTCAAACGCGCCTTCTGCCGAGAGTCTGCGCAAGGCTTGCACCACCGGACGAGTAATGATCCCTTCTGCCTGCAGCCCATTGAGATAGGCAAACGCTTCCGCCAGATCTTCACGGCGCCGCACGTAGTAGTCACGCCCCCGGCGCTGGTTGCTGAACGCCTCGAACTGTTCGCAGGCAACAAGAATTTCCGCCAACTGCCGGACCCAGGGCTGCGCGCCGGCCAGTTTCTCAGGATAATAGTAATAGAGCATGATCCGCCCCATCCAGGGCGCCCAGACAACTCCCAGCTTGCGCAAACCCGGTTTCACGATGCGTAATCGGGCGGCCAGTCGACGGGCATACCCCAGACGCATCTCCACTTGCTCGCAAGCCCATGGATCCAGAGTGATGCCGGCAGTCTCCATCGCCGCGCGATAACGGGCCACAAAGGCTTCGGTCTCCCGGCCATAGCGGGTTTCCGGATGGGCGGCCCTCCATTCGCGAGGTCTGGTGGGAATGCCGTGGGCGCGAGCCCAGGACCAGATGCGGCCGAAGAGTGGTCGATCGAGTCCGGCCCGCCCCAAATCATGGAGGAGACAGGCGATCTGATATTGTTTCACCCGCGCAGGATCGTGGCCTAACCGCTGGGCCACAGCCGCGCACATCCGGGCCGTCCGCATGGCATGGGGGCAGTCATACCCTTTGATCATTCGCCCCGGACGACGCGGATCGGGATAATCGTAGAACCGTAGCAAGGTGGATGCGAATGCCCGGGGCACCAGCAAGGGAAGGGAGGTAGTGCGTGTACGTGCCATGAAGGGGTGATGCGACGGAGGCGACGGTTGACCGCCGGCAGAATATCGTCCACGAAAAGAACGTGTCAAGCAGAGCAGCGCGCGGGGAGCGGATTTCCTCGCACTGGCCGCAGAGCTTTGTTATCCTGAATCGGAAGTCGATCGACCACGGGAGGAAACCATGAACATGACCCGGTCCATGCAGATCCTGGCAGGCGTTGCGTGTCTCCTGCTGGCGGAAGCAGCCGCCCCCCTGTTTGCGTTCGACCAACTGGTGGATGTGACCAGCAAGGTCACCCCCTTCGTCACTCTGCGCAGCCGGGACAATTTTTCGAGTGAATATCGCTACGACGTCACGGTCCGCAACAGTTCGCCCGATCTGTTTGTGGCCGACAGTCTCATCCTGGTGTTGGATCACATCACCAATACCGCCGGGCAGGATC harbors:
- a CDS encoding YjbQ family protein, with the protein product MHVPMRGDSRMENITGQVQAALQQTQLRAGIVTVFIKHTTASVLIVEDEPGIRADTKVLWERLIPADPHWQHNERNAGEDNGHSHLRGQLQGQSLTIPFQEGGMTLGTWQQIAVLDFDTRARTRELVLQVIGE
- a CDS encoding trypsin-like serine protease, which gives rise to MLGVGLLSSLLSGLSQPAGGIAAEGASPLRAAQVAAPTELSQEEQATIAVFDRATRSVVFIANTAMQRDPWSFNVFEVSQGSGTGFVWSRHGHIVTNYHVIYGADSITVTLADRTEYKAKVIGADPDHDIAVLQIQASEATLQPVTIGNSQSLRVGQKVLAIGNPFGLDHTLTTGVVSALGRTIKSMSNRTIEGVIQTDAAINPGNSGGPLLDSGGRLIGVNTQIVSPSGAFAGIGFAVPVDTVNRIVPELIKHGKLIRPGLGISLVPDAMARRWGVKGVIIGKVGRGSAAERIGLHGARETVGGRIELGDIIVAVDGKPVETIDDLMDFMEEHQVGDQVTIGFARGHRRLQATATLQAVN